The Afipia massiliensis genome has a segment encoding these proteins:
- a CDS encoding DUF1488 family protein, giving the protein MAVVSGDYVDFVVRYGGNTERCRITEAALLNRERADKEHLNHGQLIAIFVKHRAEIEYLAIAKMQREEHSDQGFVLTTDDLNP; this is encoded by the coding sequence ATGGCTGTCGTTAGCGGCGATTACGTCGACTTCGTTGTGCGGTACGGCGGGAATACCGAAAGGTGCCGAATAACTGAGGCTGCCCTCTTGAATCGAGAGCGTGCGGACAAAGAACACCTCAATCACGGACAACTCATTGCTATTTTTGTGAAGCACCGAGCCGAGATCGAATATCTCGCTATCGCGAAGATGCAGCGCGAAGAACATTCCGACCAGGGCTTCGTCTTGACCACTGATGACCTGAACCCCTGA
- a CDS encoding metallophosphoesterase, whose translation MSLIYAIADLHGRMDMLLKSYEQIAVRANGAPGAIIHLGDYIDRGPDSRQIIEFLMSPATLPPGWRRIVLKGNHEDMMVETLRKPLHPGWWIGNGGAATLISYGHLRDGDYDPGVIPTAHLDWIDRLPLMHVDKHRVFVHAGVDPAIPLDEQKEQVLLWWLYPDRTDIGHGDRHVVHGHHQFADGPKCFHHRTNLDTFAWYTGRLVVGVFDDDVAGGPVDFIEILCAPAQTP comes from the coding sequence TTGAGCCTCATATACGCAATCGCTGACCTGCACGGCCGGATGGATATGTTGTTGAAATCTTATGAGCAGATCGCGGTCCGCGCGAACGGCGCCCCGGGCGCGATCATCCACCTTGGCGATTATATAGATCGCGGGCCCGACAGTCGGCAGATCATCGAATTTCTGATGAGCCCTGCAACATTGCCGCCCGGTTGGAGGCGCATCGTGCTCAAGGGCAATCACGAAGACATGATGGTAGAAACGCTCCGCAAGCCGCTTCACCCGGGCTGGTGGATCGGCAATGGGGGGGCGGCGACGCTCATTTCTTACGGCCACCTACGGGACGGCGACTACGATCCCGGCGTCATCCCGACCGCGCATCTGGATTGGATCGACAGGTTGCCGCTTATGCACGTCGATAAACACCGCGTGTTTGTTCATGCCGGTGTCGATCCGGCAATCCCGCTCGATGAGCAGAAAGAGCAGGTCTTGCTCTGGTGGCTGTATCCCGATCGCACAGACATCGGTCACGGTGATCGCCACGTCGTGCATGGTCACCATCAGTTCGCAGATGGGCCGAAGTGCTTTCACCATCGCACCAACCTTGACACCTTCGCCTGGTACACGGGGCGGCTTGTTGTCGGCGTGTTCGATGATGATGTTGCAGGCGGCCCGGTTGATTTCATCGAAATCCTCTGCGCTCCAGCGCAGACGCCGTAG
- a CDS encoding hydroxymethylglutaryl-CoA lyase has protein sequence MSDQVHIVEVGPRDGLQNEKTPVTAEARIAFIEDLIKAGLHTIEVGSFVSPKAIPQMVNSDQVLRAVNHHPGSEFHVLVPNEKGYEGAKAAGAKVIAVFASASEGFSKANINCTVAESIERFAPVMERARADGIKVRGYVSCVLGCPYDGEVKPSAVVSVTKKLWDLGCYEVSLGDTIGVGTPAKARQLLRAVAAEVPMKNLGMHFHDTYGQALANLYAGLEEGARVIDSAAGGLGGCPYAPGATGNVATEDVVYMLEGMGIATGVDMKQLVAATNGIARLLGKSPVSRVASALNAKARN, from the coding sequence ATGAGCGATCAGGTCCACATTGTCGAAGTCGGCCCGCGCGACGGGCTGCAGAACGAAAAGACGCCGGTCACTGCCGAGGCGCGCATCGCGTTCATCGAGGACCTGATCAAGGCGGGCCTGCACACCATCGAAGTCGGAAGTTTTGTTTCGCCCAAGGCCATTCCGCAGATGGTCAATTCCGATCAGGTGCTGCGCGCAGTGAATCACCATCCCGGCAGCGAGTTTCATGTCCTCGTTCCCAATGAGAAGGGCTACGAGGGCGCGAAGGCGGCGGGCGCGAAAGTGATCGCGGTGTTCGCTTCTGCCTCGGAAGGTTTCTCGAAAGCCAACATCAACTGCACGGTCGCGGAATCGATCGAACGTTTCGCCCCTGTGATGGAGCGCGCCAGGGCCGACGGCATCAAGGTTCGCGGCTATGTGTCGTGCGTGCTCGGTTGTCCTTATGATGGCGAGGTGAAACCGTCAGCAGTTGTCTCCGTGACGAAGAAGCTGTGGGACCTTGGCTGCTACGAGGTTTCGCTGGGTGACACCATCGGTGTCGGCACGCCGGCGAAGGCGCGGCAGTTGCTGCGCGCGGTCGCTGCCGAAGTCCCGATGAAAAATCTCGGCATGCATTTCCACGACACCTACGGGCAGGCGCTCGCCAATCTGTATGCGGGTCTGGAAGAGGGTGCGCGCGTGATCGATTCCGCCGCAGGCGGTCTCGGCGGTTGCCCTTACGCACCGGGTGCGACAGGCAATGTTGCGACTGAAGATGTCGTCTACATGCTGGAAGGCATGGGCATCGCGACCGGTGTGGACATGAAGCAACTCGTTGCGGCCACCAACGGCATCGCCAGGCTGCTCGGCAAATCGCCTGTGAGCCGGGTGGCTTCGGCACTTAATGCCAAGGCACGCAACTAA
- a CDS encoding DUF6481 family protein, translated as MGFKEPSFADRQAAAQNARKNIVEKFKAKPGPDDPAVLKKAAERQAQAAARAEAQKQREAARVEKLAREAELAAQAAAEARRLQAEKEAAEAELKAQQKAARDARYAARKAKK; from the coding sequence ATGGGTTTTAAGGAGCCGAGTTTTGCGGACCGGCAGGCCGCCGCGCAGAACGCCAGGAAGAACATCGTCGAAAAGTTCAAGGCCAAGCCGGGGCCTGACGATCCTGCTGTGCTGAAAAAGGCTGCCGAGCGGCAGGCGCAAGCCGCCGCGCGTGCCGAAGCCCAGAAGCAGCGTGAGGCAGCCCGGGTTGAAAAGCTTGCCCGCGAAGCTGAACTCGCAGCCCAGGCGGCTGCGGAAGCGCGCCGCCTTCAGGCCGAGAAAGAGGCTGCAGAAGCTGAGCTGAAGGCTCAGCAGAAGGCCGCCCGCGACGCGCGCTACGCCGCTCGCAAGGCGAAGAAGTAA
- a CDS encoding acetyl/propionyl/methylcrotonyl-CoA carboxylase subunit alpha gives MESHVNAKTPSALYRRFNTLLIANRGEIACRVIKTARAMGLRTVAVYSEADADALHVAMADDAVLLGPARARDSYLNVDRIIEAARKTGAEAIHPGYGFLSENAGFARRCAAEGIVFVGPTGEMMEAMGSKSGSKALMEKAGVPLVPGYHGDAQDDATLAKAAEKAGYPVLVKASAGGGGRGMRIVRSADELAAAIVSAKREALAAFGDDRMLIEKFVQNPRHIEVQIIGDSHGNLLSLFERECTLQRRHQKVIEEAPSPTLDPAQREAVCAAARKAAAAVSYVGAGTIEFVSDGRDVFFIEMNTRLQVEHPVTELITGIDLVEWQLRVAFGEKLPLAQDQIRLNGHAIEARVYAENPNKNFMPSVGRIRTWHTPDEVDGLRIDAGYGEGKTVSPNYDAMLAKVIAWAPTRDLAISRLNRGLQETDVRGIVTNIPFLSALITHPDVRANTIDTSFIERELAKLTPAEAELTDLELAAAMASILRSEEVAAGRDANSPWRASSGWAAVGARHRRFLFRQAGGERKVSLRYGQGPSTLAIDGKILAFASSASPRGGIDVVLDGVKHHVTGLLDGHEVYVRTRNGRFEVHWVDPFGTEDEEQAGADRVVAPLPGTVVAILVEEGAEVEKGAAILTLEVMKMEQTLRAPFAGTVKQLKCKVGDIVQEGVELAEIEPKA, from the coding sequence ATGGAGTCGCATGTGAACGCCAAAACCCCCTCTGCGCTGTATCGCCGCTTCAACACATTGCTGATCGCCAACCGCGGCGAAATCGCCTGCCGTGTGATCAAGACCGCACGCGCCATGGGGTTGCGAACGGTCGCGGTCTATTCCGAAGCCGACGCCGATGCGCTTCATGTCGCGATGGCCGACGATGCCGTCCTGCTGGGCCCGGCGCGGGCGCGCGACAGCTATCTCAATGTCGATCGCATTATCGAGGCTGCAAGGAAGACGGGGGCCGAAGCGATCCATCCCGGCTACGGCTTCCTGTCGGAGAATGCCGGGTTCGCACGCCGCTGCGCTGCCGAGGGCATTGTGTTCGTCGGTCCGACCGGCGAGATGATGGAAGCGATGGGGTCGAAGTCCGGCTCCAAGGCGCTGATGGAAAAGGCCGGCGTGCCGCTGGTGCCCGGCTATCACGGCGACGCGCAGGACGACGCGACCTTGGCGAAGGCAGCCGAGAAGGCGGGCTATCCGGTTCTGGTCAAAGCATCGGCGGGCGGCGGCGGGCGCGGCATGCGCATCGTCCGCAGCGCCGATGAACTGGCGGCGGCCATCGTCAGCGCCAAGCGCGAAGCGCTGGCGGCGTTCGGCGATGACAGGATGCTGATCGAGAAGTTCGTTCAGAACCCGCGCCACATCGAAGTACAGATCATCGGCGACAGCCACGGCAATCTGCTGTCGCTGTTCGAGCGCGAATGCACGCTTCAGCGCCGCCATCAGAAGGTGATCGAGGAAGCACCGTCGCCGACGCTCGACCCGGCGCAGCGCGAGGCTGTGTGTGCGGCAGCACGCAAGGCCGCAGCAGCGGTCAGCTATGTTGGAGCAGGAACCATCGAGTTTGTGTCCGACGGCCGCGACGTGTTCTTCATCGAAATGAACACCCGCCTTCAGGTCGAACATCCCGTGACCGAACTGATCACCGGCATCGATCTGGTCGAATGGCAGTTGCGGGTCGCGTTCGGCGAGAAGCTGCCGCTGGCGCAGGATCAGATCAGGCTCAACGGTCACGCCATCGAGGCGCGCGTCTACGCAGAAAATCCGAACAAGAATTTCATGCCGTCGGTCGGCCGCATCCGGACGTGGCATACGCCGGATGAAGTCGACGGTCTGCGCATCGACGCCGGTTACGGCGAGGGCAAGACAGTATCTCCGAACTACGACGCCATGCTGGCCAAGGTGATTGCATGGGCGCCGACGCGCGATCTCGCGATCTCCCGGCTCAATCGTGGACTGCAGGAGACCGACGTTCGCGGCATCGTCACCAATATCCCGTTCCTGTCGGCGCTGATCACGCATCCGGATGTCCGCGCCAACACCATTGACACCAGTTTCATCGAACGCGAGCTGGCGAAGCTGACGCCGGCCGAAGCCGAGCTGACCGACCTCGAACTCGCCGCTGCCATGGCTTCGATCCTGCGCAGCGAGGAAGTCGCCGCGGGCCGCGACGCGAACTCGCCGTGGCGGGCGTCGTCGGGATGGGCCGCTGTGGGCGCGCGCCATCGCCGGTTCCTGTTCCGGCAGGCAGGCGGCGAGCGCAAGGTGTCGCTCCGATACGGTCAGGGCCCCTCGACGCTGGCGATCGATGGAAAAATTCTGGCTTTTGCGAGTTCGGCGTCGCCGCGCGGCGGCATCGATGTCGTGCTCGACGGCGTCAAGCATCACGTCACGGGACTCCTCGACGGCCATGAGGTCTATGTCCGCACCCGCAACGGCCGGTTCGAAGTGCACTGGGTCGATCCGTTCGGCACCGAGGACGAGGAGCAGGCGGGTGCCGACCGCGTGGTTGCACCGCTGCCGGGCACCGTCGTGGCAATACTGGTCGAGGAGGGCGCGGAGGTCGAGAAGGGTGCTGCGATCCTGACGCTCGAAGTGATGAAGATGGAGCAGACGCTGCGCGCGCCGTTCGCGGGCACCGTGAAGCAGCTGAAGTGCAAGGTCGGCGACATCGTGCAGGAAGGCGTCGAACTCGCAGAGATCGAGCCCAAGGCTTAA
- a CDS encoding outer membrane protein, which translates to MKKLLIAAAVAVLGATSAQAADIAARPFTKTPASSWSGFYVGGNLGASFSDAKPSNSIACGAAGVADYICSTGDPASLANAPAVVNSLVGSSSNSNVIGGVHAGYNQQAGLIVYGGEIDVGYFNFGTSQLGRGVYPESGGGGAGLAGDSFVAATSVSSDVLATLRGRLGYLISPNLLGYATGGLAIGRVKTANSFVDSHTDGNPFSGNGFGERTETKVGWTVGAGLEYAFARNWSMRAEYMYLDLGSSSVNTLITNQNHGGEQTPFNTSVDLTAHLVRAGVSYKFQ; encoded by the coding sequence ATGAAGAAGCTTTTGATCGCTGCTGCGGTTGCAGTTCTTGGTGCAACCAGCGCGCAAGCTGCCGATATAGCGGCGCGGCCTTTCACCAAAACTCCTGCCTCCAGTTGGTCCGGATTCTATGTCGGCGGGAATCTGGGAGCCTCCTTTAGTGACGCGAAGCCGTCCAATAGCATCGCCTGCGGCGCAGCAGGTGTGGCTGATTACATCTGCAGCACTGGTGATCCAGCGTCGCTAGCCAACGCACCTGCTGTCGTCAATTCGCTAGTGGGATCCAGCTCAAACTCCAACGTCATTGGCGGCGTGCACGCCGGTTACAATCAGCAGGCCGGCCTCATTGTCTATGGCGGCGAGATCGACGTTGGCTATTTTAACTTTGGGACCAGCCAGTTAGGTCGGGGTGTTTATCCCGAATCCGGCGGCGGCGGCGCTGGATTAGCTGGCGACAGCTTCGTAGCAGCGACCTCGGTGTCGAGCGACGTTCTGGCCACGCTGCGTGGTCGCCTCGGGTATCTGATTTCGCCAAATCTGCTGGGTTACGCCACCGGCGGCCTGGCCATCGGCCGGGTGAAAACTGCCAACAGTTTCGTCGATAGCCACACCGACGGCAATCCGTTTAGTGGAAATGGATTCGGTGAGAGGACCGAAACGAAGGTTGGCTGGACCGTCGGCGCTGGTCTTGAATACGCCTTCGCGCGGAACTGGAGCATGCGTGCCGAATACATGTATCTCGACCTCGGCAGCTCCAGTGTGAATACGCTCATCACCAACCAGAACCACGGCGGCGAACAAACGCCCTTCAATACCTCCGTGGACCTGACGGCCCATCTCGTTCGCGCTGGCGTCAGCTACAAGTTTCAGTGA
- a CDS encoding alpha-2-macroglobulin family protein: MIGLVRAISVCAALALGLVTAQAADKAFKRDDLADSAIRLEAQIKTEAGIINKTAATLKSDTDAAFKRNDLRGALVLLGQTAAVAPEDSGNWLRLAKTVFQIRPSDNRERTFFHERASTAAYIAYQRAANASEEADALAVLGNALAERKLWRPALDALRLSLDQKEVADVRGQYEKLRDEKGFRLLDYSVDSDSASPRACFQFSEDLAKRVDFNPFVALAGTDSPALTSEAKQLCVEGLKHGERYTINLRAGMPSTVKETLPKSAEFNIYVRDRKPFVRFTGRAYVLPRTGQRGIPLVSVNTPSVSVNIFRIGDRNLINSVLGSDFQRSLSSYELSDLGNEKGVKVWTGEVATAQTLNADVVTAFPVDQAVGEMQPGVYVMTAAAKGPGSSGDDDSGQLATQWFIVSDMGLTAYSGNDGVHVFVNSLATTQPTSGAEVRLVSRSNEVLATRKTDSAGHVLFEAGLARGEGGLSPALLSVSGDKGDYAFLSLKSNAFDLSDRGVSGRAVPAGPDAFVYAERGVYRSGETVYLTALLRDGKGNGVTGTPLTLVVERPDGVEFRRSVVPDQGAGGRSLTLPLNSAVPTGTWRVRAFTDPKAPSVGETTFMVEDYVADRIEFSLNSKAKQITAELPAELEVDGRFLYGAPASGLALEGDMLVAPASDRPGFAGYKFGVADEETSSNERTPLENLPEADANGKATFKVSLPKPPSSTRPQEAQIFVRMVETGGRAVERKLTIPVAPNDAMIGVKPLFADKNVAEGDPANFDVVFAAPDGKSLARSGLRYELLKMESRYQWYRQGSSWGYEPVKSTKRVADGDVTIAADKPARITVAPQPGRYRLDVKTTEADGPLTSVQFDVGWYSDGSADTPDLLETSIDKPEYKSGDTMVVSINARAAGKLTINVLGDRLLTTQSTDVKEGANKVNIAVGKDWGTGAYVVATLRRPLDAAAQRMPGRAIGLKWFGIDKADRTLKVSLTPPALVRPGTTLKLPVKVEGLSRGEDAKIVVAAVDVGILNLTNYKPPAPDDYYLGQRRMTSEIRDLYGQLIDGMQGTRGQIRTGGDGAGAELQGSPPTQKPLALYSGIVTVGANGTAEVSFEIPEFAGTARIMAVAWTATKVGRANTDVTVRDPVVLTATLPRFLLSGDRGTMNLDLDNVEGAAGDYVISVKTSGPVKLTGNPATTVRLAAKQRSSVALAIDAAGGAGQAQLNVEIKGPNGLTLARNYALDVKAATQILARRSVRTLAKGESLTLTSDMFTDLVQGTGGVQLSVGLSTALDAATILKALDRYPFGCSEQITSRAMPLLYVNDLAAENHLALDTAVDQRIKDAIDKLLARQGSNGSFGLWSSGGDDAWLDAYVTDFLTRAREKGFSVPDVLFRTALDRIRNSVVNADEPEKDGGRDLAYGLYVLAKNGTAPIGDLRYLADTKLNNIATPIAKAQLAAALALVGDRARAERVYSAAVNSLAPKPTLEFGRSDYGSSLRDAAALVSLASEGSAPRATLTLAVERVEAARGLTPYTSTQENAWLVLASRALAKEANSLAVSVNGEVAKNAVYRNYRSADVVAKPVTITNTGDTPVQAVVSVTGAPITPEPAASNGFKIERNYFTLDGKPADVSKAKQNDRFAVVLKVTEEKPTFGQIMVVDYLPAGLEIDNPKLVSSGDSGTLDWIEDGEDPQNTEFRDDRFSAAIERASDDTAVFTVAYIVRAVSPGKYVLPQAYVEDMYNPSRYGRTGTGTVEVTKAK, encoded by the coding sequence ATGATTGGTCTGGTTCGCGCCATTTCGGTTTGCGCCGCGCTGGCGCTTGGCCTCGTCACGGCCCAGGCGGCCGACAAGGCCTTCAAGCGGGACGATCTGGCTGACTCCGCGATCCGGCTCGAGGCCCAGATCAAGACCGAGGCCGGGATCATCAACAAGACCGCGGCGACGCTGAAGTCCGATACCGACGCCGCCTTCAAGCGCAACGATCTGCGCGGCGCGCTGGTCCTGCTGGGACAGACGGCCGCTGTTGCCCCCGAGGACAGCGGCAACTGGCTGCGGCTGGCCAAAACCGTGTTCCAGATCCGCCCCTCGGATAACCGCGAGCGAACCTTCTTCCACGAGCGCGCATCGACCGCAGCCTACATTGCCTATCAGCGCGCGGCGAATGCGAGCGAGGAGGCCGACGCGCTGGCTGTGTTGGGGAACGCCTTGGCTGAACGCAAGCTCTGGCGCCCGGCGCTCGATGCGCTGCGGCTGTCGCTCGATCAGAAGGAGGTCGCGGACGTCCGCGGCCAGTATGAAAAGCTGCGTGATGAAAAGGGCTTCCGGCTGCTGGATTACAGCGTGGATTCGGATTCGGCGTCGCCACGCGCCTGCTTCCAGTTCTCGGAAGACCTCGCCAAGCGGGTGGACTTCAATCCGTTCGTGGCGCTGGCCGGCACCGACAGCCCGGCGCTCACCTCCGAAGCGAAGCAGCTTTGCGTCGAGGGTCTCAAGCACGGCGAGCGCTACACCATCAACCTGCGCGCCGGCATGCCGTCCACCGTCAAGGAAACCCTGCCGAAGTCTGCCGAGTTCAACATCTATGTCCGCGACCGCAAGCCGTTCGTGCGCTTCACCGGCCGCGCCTATGTGCTGCCGCGCACCGGCCAGCGCGGCATCCCGCTGGTCAGCGTCAACACGCCGTCGGTGTCGGTGAACATCTTCCGGATCGGCGATCGCAACCTGATCAACTCGGTGCTGGGCAGCGACTTCCAGCGCAGCCTGTCGAGCTATGAACTGTCCGACCTCGGCAACGAGAAGGGTGTCAAGGTCTGGACCGGCGAGGTTGCCACCGCACAGACGCTGAACGCCGACGTGGTCACCGCTTTCCCGGTCGATCAGGCCGTGGGCGAAATGCAGCCCGGCGTCTACGTGATGACGGCTGCGGCCAAGGGGCCGGGCTCGTCCGGCGATGACGATTCCGGTCAGTTGGCGACACAGTGGTTCATCGTCTCAGACATGGGCCTGACCGCTTATTCCGGCAATGACGGCGTCCACGTGTTCGTCAACTCGCTGGCGACTACCCAGCCGACCTCCGGTGCGGAAGTCCGGCTGGTGTCCCGCAGCAATGAAGTGCTGGCCACCCGCAAGACCGACAGCGCCGGCCACGTGCTGTTCGAGGCCGGGCTCGCGCGCGGCGAGGGCGGGTTGTCGCCGGCGCTGCTCTCGGTCTCGGGCGATAAGGGCGACTATGCCTTCCTGAGCCTCAAATCCAATGCGTTCGATCTGTCCGATCGCGGTGTCTCGGGACGCGCGGTGCCTGCGGGACCGGATGCGTTCGTCTATGCCGAACGTGGCGTCTACCGCTCCGGCGAGACGGTGTACCTCACCGCGCTGCTGCGTGACGGCAAGGGCAATGGCGTGACCGGCACGCCGCTGACGCTGGTGGTCGAGCGTCCGGACGGCGTGGAATTCCGCCGGTCCGTCGTGCCGGATCAGGGCGCGGGCGGCCGCAGTCTCACCTTGCCGCTGAATTCGGCGGTCCCGACTGGGACCTGGAGGGTCCGGGCCTTCACCGATCCGAAGGCGCCGTCGGTGGGCGAAACCACCTTCATGGTCGAGGATTATGTCGCGGATCGCATCGAATTCTCGTTAAATTCCAAAGCAAAGCAGATCACTGCGGAACTTCCTGCAGAACTTGAAGTCGATGGCCGTTTCCTCTACGGCGCCCCCGCGTCCGGTCTTGCCCTTGAAGGCGACATGCTGGTTGCTCCGGCGTCGGATCGTCCGGGCTTTGCAGGCTACAAGTTCGGCGTCGCCGACGAGGAAACCTCGAGCAACGAGCGCACACCGCTGGAAAACCTTCCGGAGGCCGACGCCAACGGCAAGGCGACCTTCAAGGTCAGCCTGCCCAAGCCACCGTCTTCCACGCGTCCGCAGGAAGCGCAGATATTCGTCCGCATGGTGGAAACCGGCGGCCGCGCGGTCGAGCGCAAGCTGACGATTCCGGTCGCGCCGAACGATGCGATGATCGGTGTGAAGCCGCTGTTCGCTGACAAGAATGTCGCCGAGGGCGACCCTGCCAATTTCGACGTGGTGTTTGCAGCGCCCGACGGCAAATCGCTGGCGCGCAGCGGGCTGCGTTACGAATTGCTGAAAATGGAGTCGCGCTATCAGTGGTACCGGCAGGGCTCATCCTGGGGTTACGAGCCGGTGAAATCCACAAAGCGCGTGGCCGACGGCGACGTGACGATTGCCGCCGACAAGCCCGCGCGCATCACAGTCGCGCCGCAGCCCGGCCGCTATCGCCTCGACGTGAAGACCACCGAGGCCGATGGACCGCTGACATCGGTGCAGTTCGATGTCGGCTGGTATTCCGACGGCAGCGCCGATACGCCGGACCTTTTGGAGACCTCCATCGACAAGCCGGAATACAAGTCGGGCGATACGATGGTGGTATCCATCAACGCGCGGGCTGCAGGCAAGCTGACCATCAACGTGCTCGGCGACCGGCTGCTGACGACGCAATCCACCGACGTCAAGGAAGGTGCTAACAAGGTCAACATTGCCGTCGGCAAGGACTGGGGCACCGGCGCCTATGTTGTAGCCACGCTGCGCCGTCCGCTCGATGCCGCCGCCCAGCGCATGCCGGGACGCGCCATCGGACTGAAATGGTTCGGGATCGACAAGGCCGACCGCACGCTGAAAGTCAGCCTCACGCCGCCTGCGCTGGTGCGTCCGGGAACGACGCTCAAGCTGCCGGTGAAGGTCGAAGGCCTCAGCCGCGGCGAAGACGCCAAGATCGTGGTGGCCGCGGTCGATGTCGGCATTCTCAACCTGACCAACTACAAGCCGCCCGCACCGGATGACTATTATCTCGGCCAGCGCCGCATGACGTCCGAAATCCGCGACCTCTATGGGCAGTTGATCGATGGCATGCAGGGCACGCGCGGCCAGATCCGCACCGGCGGTGACGGTGCAGGCGCCGAGCTGCAAGGCAGCCCTCCGACGCAGAAGCCGCTGGCGCTCTATTCGGGCATCGTTACGGTCGGCGCCAACGGCACGGCGGAAGTCTCATTCGAGATTCCGGAGTTCGCCGGCACCGCGCGCATCATGGCCGTGGCCTGGACCGCCACCAAGGTCGGGCGCGCCAACACCGACGTCACGGTGCGCGATCCGGTTGTGCTGACCGCAACGCTGCCGCGCTTTCTGCTGAGCGGCGATCGCGGCACCATGAACCTCGATCTGGATAACGTGGAGGGTGCTGCCGGCGACTACGTCATCAGCGTCAAGACATCCGGCCCGGTGAAGCTCACCGGCAATCCGGCGACCACCGTGCGGCTCGCTGCCAAACAGCGCAGCTCCGTCGCGCTCGCCATTGACGCTGCAGGCGGTGCGGGGCAGGCGCAACTCAATGTCGAGATCAAGGGACCGAATGGTCTGACGCTGGCGCGTAACTACGCGCTCGACGTGAAGGCGGCGACGCAGATACTTGCGCGGCGTTCGGTGCGCACTTTGGCCAAGGGTGAGAGCCTGACGCTGACCTCCGATATGTTCACCGACCTCGTGCAGGGGACCGGCGGCGTGCAACTGTCGGTCGGTCTGTCGACGGCGCTCGATGCGGCGACGATCCTGAAGGCGCTGGACCGGTATCCGTTCGGATGTTCCGAACAGATCACCAGCCGCGCGATGCCGCTGCTGTATGTCAACGATCTCGCGGCGGAGAACCATCTGGCGCTGGACACCGCCGTCGATCAGCGCATCAAGGACGCCATCGACAAGCTGCTCGCACGCCAGGGCTCGAACGGTTCGTTCGGCCTGTGGTCGTCCGGCGGCGACGATGCCTGGCTCGATGCCTACGTCACCGACTTCCTGACGCGCGCGCGCGAAAAGGGATTCTCCGTGCCGGACGTGCTGTTCAGGACGGCGCTGGATCGCATCCGCAATTCCGTCGTCAACGCCGATGAGCCGGAGAAGGATGGCGGCCGCGATCTCGCCTACGGCCTCTATGTGCTGGCGAAGAACGGCACCGCGCCGATCGGCGACCTGCGCTATCTCGCGGACACCAAGCTGAACAATATCGCCACGCCTATTGCCAAGGCCCAGCTTGCTGCAGCACTGGCATTGGTCGGCGACCGCGCCCGCGCGGAACGCGTCTATTCGGCGGCGGTGAACAGCCTTGCTCCGAAACCGACGCTGGAGTTCGGCCGCAGCGACTACGGCTCGTCGCTGCGCGATGCGGCAGCATTGGTCTCGCTCGCCAGCGAAGGCAGCGCACCCCGCGCGACGCTTACGCTCGCCGTCGAACGGGTCGAAGCCGCGCGCGGCCTGACGCCGTACACCTCGACGCAGGAGAATGCGTGGCTGGTTCTGGCCTCGCGGGCGCTTGCGAAGGAGGCCAACAGTCTGGCGGTTTCCGTCAACGGCGAGGTCGCCAAGAACGCGGTCTACCGTAACTATCGAAGCGCCGATGTGGTCGCAAAGCCGGTCACCATTACCAATACCGGCGACACGCCGGTGCAGGCGGTTGTCTCGGTCACCGGTGCACCGATCACGCCGGAGCCTGCGGCGTCGAACGGTTTCAAGATCGAGCGCAATTACTTCACGCTCGACGGCAAGCCCGCCGATGTCTCGAAGGCGAAGCAGAATGATCGCTTCGCTGTCGTGCTAAAGGTCACCGAGGAAAAGCCGACGTTCGGTCAGATCATGGTGGTCGATTATCTGCCCGCCGGTCTGGAGATCGACAATCCGAAGCTGGTGTCGTCGGGTGACTCGGGCACGCTCGACTGGATCGAGGATGGTGAAGACCCGCAGAACACGGAATTCCGGGATGATCGCTTCAGTGCCGCCATCGAGCGTGCGAGCGACGACACCGCCGTGTTCACGGTCGCCTACATCGTGCGTGCGGTCTCGCCCGGTAAGTACGTGCTGCCGCAGGCCTATGTCGAGGACATGTACAATCCCTCGCGTTACGGCCGCACCGGCACCGGAACAGTCGAGGTGACGAAGGCGAAATGA
- a CDS encoding DUF1488 family protein, which produces MAVVIGDCVHFLVEFGGKMQKCRVSDIALTNKEGVRKKDTSHDQLLAMFEKHRAEIERIAVVKLESGHVSLLGIILTTEDLNR; this is translated from the coding sequence ATGGCTGTCGTTATCGGCGATTGCGTGCATTTCCTTGTGGAATTCGGCGGCAAAATGCAAAAATGCCGAGTGTCTGATATTGCCCTCACGAACAAGGAGGGCGTTCGCAAGAAAGACACGAGCCACGACCAGCTTCTCGCCATGTTTGAAAAGCACCGGGCTGAAATTGAGCGTATTGCGGTTGTGAAGCTGGAGAGCGGCCATGTTTCTCTGCTCGGTATTATCCTGACCACTGAGGATTTGAACCGCTGA
- a CDS encoding pentapeptide MXKDX repeat protein, with protein MARTTHFALGAAALLSLGLAFAPAAVAQDKMSKDGMKKEDTMSKDGMKKDTMSKDGMKKDTMSKDGMKKDEMKK; from the coding sequence ATGGCACGCACCACCCATTTCGCGCTCGGCGCAGCGGCACTTCTTTCGCTTGGCCTGGCCTTCGCGCCGGCCGCTGTTGCTCAGGACAAGATGTCCAAGGACGGCATGAAGAAGGAAGACACCATGTCCAAGGACGGCATGAAGAAAGATACAATGTCGAAGGATGGAATGAAGAAAGACACGATGTCGAAGGACGGCATGAAAAAAGACGAGATGAAGAAGTAA